ATAGGCCAATTCAGAACAAGGGTTGGCATTAACACTCTAAAGGAGACATCCCTCCTGTATATCAATAAAACATAGAAGAGCCAGGACTGGAGCACAGGAAGGATGAGCCTTCTACCTCAAGCTCATTCCAGGACTGTAGAGAAACCAAGCAGTCTGACATGGTAGCTGGGCTAAAGCTACAACAGACAAATTTGTCATTAGGTAGAGTACTACAACAGTATCTCCTCAAAAGGATTTGGCAAAATAAAATCACCATGGTGACATGACATCAGCCTACCAATCACAACAGAGTCCAGACATTGTTCACTCAAACCTTGTACAAACACACCGTATGAACTGTGGGAGCATCACATATTTTCTCACATGTTGGCCTAGTCTGTGAGGTTTGGGAAAATATCAAGAAAATCTCTATATAAGGACCATATCAGACTGAGCTTGTCTGGCCTAGCAACAGACCAtcataacagaaatacctttccAAGAAGAGTACATTCACCGCAATGCTGTAAAAGCTTTTAATGGAGACAGTCTCTGAGTTAAAAGAGTactttaactttttttttaaggAAGAAGCTATAATCCAGTCAGGTAAAAACTGTGCAATTGAATGTGTCGAAACTACAGATAGTATTTTTCTTTGCAGcccatctctgtttctctattcTCCTCATGGACTCCACATTAGTCAGGCAGAGAGGTATAATGTAACGGGAAGGAAGGTGAGCGTAATTGCATATTAGCAGCAGCACACTCGACTGCGCGGGAGGTGACTGCGCTAACGAATCGAGAGGAGTTATTATTAATCACCAATTAATACAAATCAGGCTAGAAATCGCACTCAGTCTACAGTACGCATGGCTTCCTTTTGTTTCCAATGGCTGATCTGGGCTGGTCAGAGTGAGGCTGGTCTGTTCTCTTATTTATTTCATAACATTGATCGAGTTCCTGTtgctgtggtatgttgtgttGACTATTGGCTTTTAGAGTCTGATCCAACCCCCTAGGATTGAAATGAGAAGCCTGTTCCACTATGTTAGTTAACAGATTACATGTGTATGTGCTTTAGGAATGAGATTAATTCATTGCAGAGCACATGTTATTGTTATACTGTCTGGTGGTAATAACAAGAAAACACTAAAAACCATCCTATTTCTTTACGCAACATGAAAAGAAATGTCCTTTAATGgagtagtgagtgagtgtgttaccACTAGTAAAGAGAATGACAGAGACAGCCTAATCAACACACCATTGTCCAAACTGCTCCAGGGACCCACAACCAGGAGGAAAGGGATCATTTGAAGCCCTTTAGAAGGCAATGAAACAAGCCTTTTAGCCTCAACTACAGCTATACTTCTCTATTTACTCTATCATCACTAAAACCCAAACACAGTAAGGGTTGCCAGATTGGTGGATCATATAAAAAACTAAACAACAAGCCTTTTAGCCTCTGAAAACAGCTATTCTTCCTGCTTTACTACATCACTAAAAGCCAAACACAGTTAGGGTTGCCAGATTGCTGGTTAGTATGAAAAACGGTGtcagagagtcagggagggagagataacagAGACAGAGGTTGAATCTGGAGGAGGGCTAGAGGCCTCATGctcctcaccctcttctctccAGCTCTGTAACGGCCCACAGTGACCTGCTTCACACAGAGCGGCCAGCTGTACACCAAATGTGCCTTTCCCTCTCCGCCCCGAACCTCGTACCCTACCCCTCCtgtgccccccaccccctccaccccccgcCCAAGCTGACCAGGCCACTGGCTCCGCTCTGTGAGAGGGAGGAGGCTCCTCCCTGAATTGGCTGCAGGCTCAGCGTTGTCCTGTCACCAGCCCAAAAAACGGTAGAGGTGACCCCAAAACCACTTTCTGGAATGTCCTACCCTGCTGCCTAGGGTTTGTTTGTTTATGATTGTCCTTCTGAGCCTTGCCACCTTGGCTGGAGTAGCTTGGACTGGACTAGTATAAAAATATATGATCAGAGTGGACACCAAAATTGTGAAAATGTGAGACCCTTCTTCACCTTTTAAGCACCACGCTCACTGCCCATGATTTTAAAAGGTGTCATTGGTCACTGAAATCCACAGAGGGATATTTGAGACAGTAGGATAAATGGGTCAAaagtcacccccccccccatgagTTCACGGTGAGGTCAAAGTGAAGGGCTGTGGAGAGGTTATGTCCCGTTGGTTTAAACCCAACAGGCTTAACTGACATATGAAGGAGCTTCAAAGGCAAAcagttaaaaaaaacaataactTGAGCAAACAAACAACCCAtctagagcagggatgggcaatttTGATGGTGGTGGGGCCCAAGAAAAATCTTAACTCATCATGAAGGGCCGCGGTGTCTCGCAGGtctgcatacccacatccatacacacacgtAGTCAGAGCTGGCTCTAGCCTTTTGGTGGGCCTGAGCAACACATTTTATCGTCCCCTTGACAGCagagagaaaacatttttttaactgCGGGCCTACAAAAGGGGGTCACGCGCTGACCGCCAGTTACCCATCCCTGATCTAGAGTGCTTGTCTCATTCAACCCAAACAGATGACGATTGACACAAATGTGTTGTATCTGTGTGGAGGATGAAGAATTCAGaatgccttaatcaacatcctgCACAAAGAAAGATACAAATGAGGGAATTGATAGtcgacaaccacaacaactgaAAGCAGTATAAATCTGTTTGTCGGGCACCCTCAATTCTGTAAGTGCACCATGCCAAAAAAAACTGTAAACCAAAGAGTGGCCAGCTGTCTTCTGGCCTGCTATTAAATTGCTCCTTGGATGGTGGCAATATCATTTTTTTCTCGATAGGAGTATCACACCAGGTCCCCAAACAGAGCGACCAGCTGTACAGCAAATGTGTACTGATCCATCTGGGCCCTAGCAGGTTGCAGCCTCCATCTTAAGACACTTGGGTCTGTTTCCAGCGCTTGGCCAGAGCTGgtctagcctggttaaaccagactgaacacAGAGGCAACATTGTGAACACAGTGTTGAGTCTGGTTCAACCAGGCTAGGGCTGGTATGCAGTGTACTGTCCTCCTTCATTCACACCCATagccacctccctccttccctccctcccttccacttcCAAATGATCATGCTAAATGTTGAGAAGCAATGCACGAGAGCTGTGCTTTCTGTCGTCATGCGAGCATAATATCCATGCATCAAAATGTGCTGGCAGACATACAAACAAGGCCACAAGCTAGCTAGCTCTTTGGTTAGGAAAGCggggaggaaggggagacagAGTGCACTTGGTTTACGGTCAGAGATGATTGTATTACAAAGACAGACAGCTGAGATGGACTTCTCGGGTTCTGTTGTTCCATACACTTAGCGACAGCGTTATGTCACGCCACATCACTATATATAGTTATCAGTGTGAAGCAAAACCAGTGTGGAGTGGGGTAGGAGTGGAGCAGGGCATGGGTTGAAAATAACACCCCTGTGAATCCAGCTCCTGCTCCATTACCTAGGCTAATAACGCTGAGAGCTGAGCAGAGATGACCCGAGCCCCGTTTCCCCTCTCTAGTGCAGATGGCCATTAAAGTGAGAAAGTGTCCCTTTttcagggagaaagagatggtaTTTAGAGCTTTTTCCAAATGggggtatttcagttttttggaGGGGGAATGAGGGTATTTCAGCTAAATTGGGTTTGTGGTAATTACAGCCTGCTCCAGGTTTAACCCTCCCATTGTCGGAGAGGGAAAGCAGAAAGAGAAATGCCTCAGCATATAAAACCAACCAATGTCAACTCTGAACAATGTTTGTGTAATAACATAACTATAGGCAAATAACAAATaatgacaaaaaaattacaatgaCTTTTATCGATTATATCTATTTCTTTTTAATCTATTTGAAGTATATACTTTCTTGAACAAAATGCATTCGATCAATCAATAATTGATTTTGATCCATTGCACATTTGTATTTATTCCGAATAAAGTCATTTCAGATTTGGTTTTCTGAAACCATTCTAACATTATGGGGGAATAGCatgcctgtctgtgtggctgAAAGACTTAAAGTAACCAGTAGGGGGAGGTGTTTTGAGAGGACTAGCGCCAGCATGGTGATGTATTAGGCACCCCCAGTAAAGTGTAGAGAGAGCAGATCAGATGAATACAAACCAACCACACACATAGCTACacactttctcacacacacaacacacacacacacacacacacacacacacacacacacacacacacacacacacacacacacacacacacacacagctcacacacacacagctcaaaatCAGAAATCACATGCCTGTGATTGTTTATGCACAAACAGTGTGTTCCTGATAGAATTGCCCACCGGTCCTTATAGAATTGCCCACCGTGTTTAAATTCACCTGCGCCTAGGAGCGCGTCCCAAACAGAGAGGCGGGTTGGTTCCAGATCAATGAGTCTCTCTCCCACTGAAGACAACAGATAATGCAGTGTAATGAAAGAGACGCCAAACGagttgaataaatgaatgaataaagGAAGGTGAGACTGGAATTCAGACGCCTACTTACTGCAGGCAAGAAAGAAAGAAGCCTGGGTAGTGAATTGTGTTTTCTCTGCAAATGATTATACCTGCATACAAATGAAAGCCAAAAGTAAAGACATTTGAGAATTATAGAACAGGAGAGGGTATGCTCTTTGTGTTTTAATTAAGCATTCAGAATATTAATGTGCTGAATAACATTTGAATAAAGGGTTTTATCTAGATTCTTGTTCGATGAACTTAGTCTACATGCATCAAATTGTACTACATTGttgttttcatacatttcatACAGGATCAGGCATTTCAGCATTGACAGACAAGAATGTCTGAAAATCAAAAGCAGGCTCACACAATGTTCATGCATCCCAGAGGCTTTCATCACAAATTCACAAGGTATAAAAATAGAAGATTTTATATTCTATAGTTATGCTTACAGTGATTATTTTTGTTACAACAAAGGGTGTATTTAGTACTGCAATCTGGGGAGAGTGTGAAAGATTTAAAGCCAAATATGAAACAatatgctctggataagagcgtctgcaaaATGAACAAAATGGAGTGTAAATGGAATATCTTCGGGAAATATGTTGAATAATTAACAACATATCAACAGATATTCCTTTGTATGACTACATTAGACAGTACCTCAAAACAAGTGACCATAAACATGGAGAGAAATATGAAATGAGTCACCTCTCCTACCTAGCATGTGATTGGCCACGTGGACCTGGATGTCCCATTCGCTGTAGAAGACCATCTGACACTTGATGCACTGGTAGGTCTTCTTCTGAGCAAGAGACCAGGAGGAAAAGACAACACAAGGACACAGGGTTTTATACTGTGTCAATGTCACATTCTTACTGAGCACTCTGAGTAGTTCTGAGCAGTTCTTTGGCTACAAATCCGAAACTAATTTGTATACTCTGTGATTAATTAACAAGCTCACTGGACAACCATAAAACTCTGGTACTTTTCTAATTTGGTAATTTTATAAGATATGTTTTATCATACAGGGGCGGTTTCCCTGACACAGATGAAGCCTAGTCCAGGAATAAAAAGCATGGCCAATAAAGAATCTCCATTAAAATAGCTTTTTAGTGTAGGACTAGGTTGAATCTCTCTCAGGGAAACCGGCaccttttgtttatttatttacatgtATTAAAGTCCCTTACCTCCTCAGTCTGTGAGGGGCTTGCCCTGGGCATGGGGGAGATCTGTGGGGTCCTGAGCTGCCCACTGTTGCAGTCCACTCCCTGCTCCCTGTGCACCGTCTGGGCGTGGTTCTGCAGCTCCGCCTCTGACTCAAACTTCACATTGCAGCTGGTACACCGAGTCTTGGCGGCGCttgaggagatagaggaggaggacgaTGACGATGAATGGGCCAGCTTGCCTTTCCCCTCCCCGGGGCTGAGACTCTCCATATGAGCGGTCCATGCTGCTGCAGGCATGGCTGGGGTTgtggctcctccccctccctgctgCTGCCTGCCTCCGTTCATTACCTTGGGGCTGGAGCTCTTTGAGCCAGCGGCACTGACACACGCGGCACACAGCCCGTACGGCAGCCCGTTGATGTCTAGCTTCACCAGGTCAGATTTGGACCGGAACTCCTTCAGGCACGAGGCACACTTGAAGAGCTTCTGGTTTacttggtggtgttgttggtgatgatggtgattgTGGGAAGCCAGATTGGTGGTGCGGCCGATGGGGTGGTTGGTGGACATTGTGCCAGTCTTCTGCATGTGGAAGGTCCCGTGAATCTTGAGCTCCAGGGTGGAGGTGACGGTCTGCATGCACACCACACACCGGAAGCCCGTCAGGGAGTTCCTCAGGTCTGGGTGCATCTGGCAGTGCTCCATGAAGTCCTCCTCGCTCTGCAGGGGCATCTTGCAGATTCGGCAGCTGCCTGTGTCTAGGCTCTTGCTGTGGGTGACCTTGTGCTCGGTCAGTGTGAGCAGCGAGGGGAAACGCTCTCCGCAGATGGGACACATGTAGTGCTTGACGGGGCCCAGGTGGGTTTGCATGTGTTCCCTCAGACCTGCCTCTGAGAAGAAGGTGCGTTGGCAAACGTTACACTTGTGGGTGCCCTTGATCATGTCTGACTTCCTCTTCGCCATGGCGCTCTCGCCCGGGCGGATGTTGTGGTCTCGGAGTTGGTGGTTGGTGAGGAGGGAGTCCATTGTGTACGATGCCCCGCAGATGTCGCACCCGAACAAGGGGTCAGCGGTGtccacctcctcctcactccCATCATGGTTGTTTGGGGACTCCAACACGCCCCCTGATCCTGCCACCCCTACACCATGGCTGTTGGTCAACAGACCCTGTAGTTCTGCGTCATCCTTGGTCGCTGGGTGGTGGTCCACTCCTCCGGTGGTCGATCCATTGGCGCCACAGTTCTGGGCCTTTCCCTCAAACACACAGTGCTTCTCCCTCAGGTGTTTCTCCAGAAGTACGATGGCTTGGAAGGCTTTGCTGCAGAAGCGGCAGTTATACTTCTTGCTGTGGGTGGTGATGTGGCACTGCAGCTCCACCTCCGTGCCGAAGGACTCCCCGCAGAAGATGCAGCGGTGGGCCCGGCCCTGGTTCTCCAGGTGGCTGTGCTTGACATGCAGCTGCAGGTCGGCCTCGTGCCTGAAGTCCCAGTTACATGAGGTACAGCGGTACACCTTTTTCTCGTTGCTGTGCTTGACGGCCAGGTGGAGCTGAGTGGACACCTTGGAGTCAAACACTTCCTGGCACAGGGTGCAGCGGAAGAACACGAACGTGTGCATTTCCAGCAGGTGTTTCTGCAGGTCGTCCACTGAGGTGAACTGCTTGTCGCAGCTCTCGCAGATGTAGTAGGTAGAGGTGATGGTGAAGTGGACTGTCACATGCTTCAGCAGGGACTCCTGGTTGGGGAAGTCCTTGCTGCACTGGGGGCAGGTGAGCTGGGGCTGTATCCCGTCCAGGTGAGTTTTCAGGTGGGTCTGGAACAGGTCCAGGCTGGTGTACTTGGCCCCACACTGGTTGCAGATGAACTCGCTAATGCCACGATTGCCACGAGAGGAGGAACCATGAAGGAAAGATTGATCAATCGATATGGGTGAGGAAGGGCTGAGGGTCCGCAGAGACTTCTTTCCATTGTTGATGTAGTTCAGTGCCAGCGGAATGTTCTTGTGGTTTTCTTTGATGTGCTTGTTCAGCTTCAGAACGCTGTTGAAGATTGGCGAGTTGGTGCAGTAGGAGCAGGAGTACACCTCCATGACGGGCTCCTTGGGGGTCACCGCCAGGGGGGAGTCGAAACGCAGGCTGCCTGCCTCGCAGTGGGTCTGACGGACGTGCTCCTCCAGCGTGGCTTCGGTCAGGAACCCCATAAAGCACTGGGGACAGAAGAAGGCATTGCTCTCCTTGGCCACAGGGCTGGGGAAGCTGTGGGAGCAGCGGATGTGTTCTTGAAGAGCGTTGAGGTTGCTCAGCACCTCAGTGCAGAAGTTACACTGGAGCAAGGCGTCGGGCAGGCTGGCCACCAGGGCGGCATGGTCCTCGGCATTGTGCACCTGCTTTAGGTGCTCACTCAGGTTAAACAGGGAGGGCAGCAACTCCAGGCAGaactgacaggtgtgtgcctgctCAGGTTTGTCAAGGTGCATGGTCCGCAGGTGTATCTGAAGTACGGCCAGGCTATTGAACACCTGCTTGTTGCAGTAGATACAGCTGTAGGAGATCTTGGGCTGCTTGGAGGAGCGTCCCCCGACGTCATGTGAGGTGTGCTGGGcagccctcttcctcctcccccggGTCTTGGGCACAGGTGGGGCGGCCTCCACCATGGTGGAGCTGTCGACGGAGAGGTTGGAGTCCGGGGTGGTGCTGGAGACGGAGGTGTAGCCCACAGTGAGCAGGGAAGGGCTGTTGCTGTGGTTACTGGACTCAGGGAGTTGGTGGATGTCCATGTGGGCATAGAGGTCCTCCACGGAGAGGAAGTGCTCGGAGCAGACGGCGCAGCAGTGACCTTTGCGGTCATGGCTGTGGGCCTGGTCAATGTGGGTCAGCAGGATGCCCTCATCGCTGAAGGGCTCGTGGCAGTAGATGCACTGCAGGGCACCGCACAGGCCCCCGTCCTCTGATGGAGAGCACTCAGGGTGGCACTCAGCGATGTGCCTCTGCAACTCCTCAGGGACGTCAAAGCCCTCCTCACAGCGGCTGCACTTCCTTGTCTCCTTCAGCTTCCATTCCTCCTTGGAGAATCCACTGCCTGTCCCCCTGCTGCTGCTGTCTTTGCCCCGCTCGTGTACCTGCATATGTCCGTggagggagctggaggagaggaagCCCCGGCGGCACACAGGGCACTTGTGGGGCTTGTTGGAGGCGTGGGTCTTCATATGGATCTTGAGGTGGTCGCTGCGTGAGAAGGCCGAGTCGCATTCGCCACAATGATATTTCTTGTCGCCGGTGTGCAGCTTGACATGCCGGTCGCGGCTACGCTTGTGCTTGAACAGGCGGCTGCAGAAGGTGCAACTGAAGGGGAGCTTGTCACCGTGGCTCTGCTCGTGGCGCTTGAGGAAGCTCAGGCGGCTAAAGGACTTGTCACAGAACTGGCACGGGTACGGTAGGCCGGGGCCCCCTTCATCCTCACCAAAATCATAGTCTTCGCAGTGGCCAGGGGAAGTCTGGTCTTTACTGGATGGAGATGATGCAGGCCAAGAACAGGATGGGTCATCATCGAGATCAACACCGTCTGTACATAGATACAGGtacatagagagagaagagagagagagagagagcagagggggagagagatggagagagaggtaagagaaagTGGGGaacaagagggagagggagagagaggtgttttgTCAGATTGCATTAGGAACTCATTTGTCTCAGCTCTGTTAAATAGTACAGGTTGGCTGCTGTGGCATTAGTCATTATGGTAATTGCAAGGTAGCTAAGTATGAGTTTACATTCCTTTGTTACTTTGACATTTTTTCTCTTGTTACTGCATTATGCTTGCCTCTCACAGGAAACAATGCCTCATCTTAGGAGTTATCTAAAATGGTACATTTCAACCTGCTACTTAAAGTATAATTACAGGTAAGGAAAGAAAAATGAAAGCGCTTTTACCACAATTAACCTTGTATGGGGCCATGTAATGACTTAGCCCACCGTGACTCACAATGCAAACTCTCTGACATTTAAACCCCAACACAAGGCAATGGGGAGCTTCAAGATGTAAGCCCCACATGAGGTAAATTAGGACATGTTTATTATTCTTTAGCAATTACCTGAATAGCTTCTATGAAATAATAGGCTTTAAAATGACCTTACGTCAACGGAGACAAGAAAACAAAAGTCAAAAGGGAGATTTGAAACAAAGACAGAAATGGACACATATTGTACATAAATATGCAAAAACAACACTCGTCTCAACCGCAAAATGAGCAACTTTTTAAGAGAAACGCAGTTTGTTCTGACCATTAATCTGTTCTAGATATTAGATTATAGAATATTGGCTGAGCAGAGTGAGTGCTGGCTAAACTGAGCCATAAGGCAGCCGGTGCTGGATAGATAAGGTGTGCCAGGGGGCACTGTGAAGGGTTAAggtgaggtcagagagagagtgatgggggaagCGTGGGGGAGGATAAATACCTCACCCAAGGACAAGCAGGTGCAGTGAATGATCTGGGGACATCAGAACAACTGCCAATGTGCCCTCGCTTTTATCGTTATCACAATCAGCTATTCGTTGACATTCCAATGTTGCGTAACACAGCACACAGTGTGATATAAACACCAGTTTCCAGGATGTTCAAAAGTTGACAGACCACTTCTTCCCTCCACCCAATTCTAAGTGCTGTGCACTTCTTTACTTGAATAAAACCACGTAATCTCACCCCTTCAGAAAAAAATCCCAAGTCAAAAGGTCAAAACCTGCATTGGAACGGGAAAAACAAGAGGAAACTGCACAGATGTATTTGACTTATTTATTTATGGGACGGCTGGGGGAAAAGCATAAAGCCTCCATCATTCCAGAATCCAACCTTCCCCTTCACCATGTTATCTTTCAGCTGACAcatactgtaagtctctctctccctctctctcgttctgttgTTTTTGATGGGGAAAGAGATCTGCCTTTCGTCAGGATAACATACCATCACTGAGCACTTACAGGCGTCATCAGGGCCTATCTTCAGGAAACAGATGGGGTCAGAGGTTATTCCCCTGCCCCCCACAGCCCACTTTACACAAGCTCTCACTCAAGGAGCAGGCAGAAAACCAAAGCATCTCCTGACTTTCTTTATCCAGTTCATCCATGTTGTTTTATTCTGCTTTGAGGGAGGATGGGTGAGTCAGTGGAATGCCCTCCCCTACAGTGTGGGAGGAtctgcgcacgcacacacacacacacacacacacacacttccagggtTGGAATAGACAGCGGAGCAGAGAGGAATGACCAATGCCTTATAGTCAAGCATACTAGCTAGGAGACGaggacaaaacaaacaaacacatataaCAAGATATATACAAGGAAAAATGTAATTCCGCCTGTCTGATGGCATCGCCGGCAGACATTGCGATGCTGTCAAGGCTGCCTCCTCCCTTCTTTGTTGACtgatttatattatttatatcaTGTCTTTATTACATTGAGCTGCATACATTAGTTAACATACAAACCCAAGAGTGGGGAGTGGGAGTCATGAGTAAGGTACACATGTGGGCCCTCATTTGAGTTGAACTGTCAGATGCTTAATTGACTTAACATGCTCCATGGTGCCACATTGTTGATTAACACAAGTGAATTGATGATATATGTATGTAGACCGTATAGCTGTGTTGACATTGGACCTGTGAGTACAGTATTCCAGGGACTTTACGGTTTGTTAATCGTACCTGTGTGACCTAATGTCTTCTGAATGATATCTACGCTGCTTTCTCTGAACTGCTGCTATTCCCACTAACACTTGACATTGTTTTGAAAGGATGTCGGTGTGCAATTCAAAAGACGCACTGATATGGCTTTTTGGCAAACAGGTGGTTACTGACCCCTCGTAGCTAGATAACATGTGTTCACTATACAACATATTTTATATGttttgctgcccctatcatcaccaaggCATATTTTATATGTTTTTCATATCACCATGGTGGTAGCACTTGAGGACAAGAGCTCaggtaacccacacacacacaaccccctccccaacacacacccatAGCCAAGACAAGTGTGTGAACAACGGCAGATGGAAAGTACTGTTCAACCCCAGGAGACgtaagaggaaagagagagagagaggctctgtttTTTCCCTACTTCACCCAGACAAGAAATGCCCAGGTCTCATCAGCCTGAGTAAATAAAAGCGAGGCGAGCAGGCCTATACttccccgtccgtccgtctctgggGCCTGTGCACGCCAGAGCTTTCTGCGCCGCTGCCAAAGGGTATTCTGAGGCCTGAAAAAGTACACCCTGGAGCTGAAGGGCTGTCTTTGTTGGCCTGCCAAGGCCTTCCTGAGCATCCTCCAGCCAACAGCCTGTCACATCCTGGGAGGAAGACCTCCATCTTAGGTCCCTCtcccttgctcctctctctctctctctctctctctgggctctggagtctttaatctctctctctttatggtctctctctgggttctttcccctctctctctctctctctctctctctctctctctctcaaaatgctCTCCTGCCAGACCAG
This DNA window, taken from Oncorhynchus tshawytscha isolate Ot180627B linkage group LG10, Otsh_v2.0, whole genome shotgun sequence, encodes the following:
- the LOC112260559 gene encoding zinc finger protein 521 isoform X1, with protein sequence MSRRKQAKPRSLKVEDNVIEEQHSPGQTAIPSDPECALESGLEDGEAETGSRRLRKRLLSPEEGEEEEDEEAALHSCDSCQQVFESLSDLTEHKINQCQLTDGVDLDDDPSCSWPASSPSSKDQTSPGHCEDYDFGEDEGGPGLPYPCQFCDKSFSRLSFLKRHEQSHGDKLPFSCTFCSRLFKHKRSRDRHVKLHTGDKKYHCGECDSAFSRSDHLKIHMKTHASNKPHKCPVCRRGFLSSSSLHGHMQVHERGKDSSSRGTGSGFSKEEWKLKETRKCSRCEEGFDVPEELQRHIAECHPECSPSEDGGLCGALQCIYCHEPFSDEGILLTHIDQAHSHDRKGHCCAVCSEHFLSVEDLYAHMDIHQLPESSNHSNSPSLLTVGYTSVSSTTPDSNLSVDSSTMVEAAPPVPKTRGRRKRAAQHTSHDVGGRSSKQPKISYSCIYCNKQVFNSLAVLQIHLRTMHLDKPEQAHTCQFCLELLPSLFNLSEHLKQVHNAEDHAALVASLPDALLQCNFCTEVLSNLNALQEHIRCSHSFPSPVAKESNAFFCPQCFMGFLTEATLEEHVRQTHCEAGSLRFDSPLAVTPKEPVMEVYSCSYCTNSPIFNSVLKLNKHIKENHKNIPLALNYINNGKKSLRTLSPSSPISIDQSFLHGSSSRGNRGISEFICNQCGAKYTSLDLFQTHLKTHLDGIQPQLTCPQCSKDFPNQESLLKHVTVHFTITSTYYICESCDKQFTSVDDLQKHLLEMHTFVFFRCTLCQEVFDSKVSTQLHLAVKHSNEKKVYRCTSCNWDFRHEADLQLHVKHSHLENQGRAHRCIFCGESFGTEVELQCHITTHSKKYNCRFCSKAFQAIVLLEKHLREKHCVFEGKAQNCGANGSTTGGVDHHPATKDDAELQGLLTNSHGVGVAGSGGVLESPNNHDGSEEEVDTADPLFGCDICGASYTMDSLLTNHQLRDHNIRPGESAMAKRKSDMIKGTHKCNVCQRTFFSEAGLREHMQTHLGPVKHYMCPICGERFPSLLTLTEHKVTHSKSLDTGSCRICKMPLQSEEDFMEHCQMHPDLRNSLTGFRCVVCMQTVTSTLELKIHGTFHMQKTGTMSTNHPIGRTTNLASHNHHHHQQHHQVNQKLFKCASCLKEFRSKSDLVKLDINGLPYGLCAACVSAAGSKSSSPKVMNGGRQQQGGGGATTPAMPAAAWTAHMESLSPGEGKGKLAHSSSSSSSSISSSAAKTRCTSCNVKFESEAELQNHAQTVHREQGVDCNSGQLRTPQISPMPRASPSQTEEKKTYQCIKCQMVFYSEWDIQVHVANHMLGRREEGLNHECKLCSQSFDSPAKLQCHLIEHSFEGMGGTFKCPVCFTVFVQASKLQQHIFSAHGQEDKIYDCSPCPQKFFFQTELQSMCLCFFLQGWI
- the LOC112260559 gene encoding zinc finger protein 521 isoform X2 — protein: MSRRKQAKPRSLKVEDNVIEEQHSPGQTAIPSDPECALESGLEDGEAETGSRRLRKRLLSPEEGEEEEDEEAALHSCDSCQQVFESLSDLTEHKINQCQLTDGVDLDDDPSCSWPASSPSSKDQTSPGHCEDYDFGEDEGGPGLPYPCQFCDKSFSRLSFLKRHEQSHGDKLPFSCTFCSRLFKHKRSRDRHVKLHTGDKKYHCGECDSAFSRSDHLKIHMKTHASNKPHKCPVCRRGFLSSSSLHGHMQVHERGKDSSSRGTGSGFSKEEWKLKETRKCSRCEEGFDVPEELQRHIAECHPECSPSEDGGLCGALQCIYCHEPFSDEGILLTHIDQAHSHDRKGHCCAVCSEHFLSVEDLYAHMDIHQLPESSNHSNSPSLLTVGYTSVSSTTPDSNLSVDSSTMVEAAPPVPKTRGRRKRAAQHTSHDVGGRSSKQPKISYSCIYCNKQVFNSLAVLQIHLRTMHLDKPEQAHTCQFCLELLPSLFNLSEHLKQVHNAEDHAALVASLPDALLQCNFCTEVLSNLNALQEHIRCSHSFPSPVAKESNAFFCPQCFMGFLTEATLEEHVRQTHCEAGSLRFDSPLAVTPKEPVMEVYSCSYCTNSPIFNSVLKLNKHIKENHKNIPLALNYINNGKKSLRTLSPSSPISIDQSFLHGSSSRGNRGISEFICNQCGAKYTSLDLFQTHLKTHLDGIQPQLTCPQCSKDFPNQESLLKHVTVHFTITSTYYICESCDKQFTSVDDLQKHLLEMHTFVFFRCTLCQEVFDSKVSTQLHLAVKHSNEKKVYRCTSCNWDFRHEADLQLHVKHSHLENQGRAHRCIFCGESFGTEVELQCHITTHSKKYNCRFCSKAFQAIVLLEKHLREKHCVFEGKAQNCGANGSTTGGVDHHPATKDDAELQGLLTNSHGVGVAGSGGVLESPNNHDGSEEEVDTADPLFGCDICGASYTMDSLLTNHQLRDHNIRPGESAMAKRKSDMIKGTHKCNVCQRTFFSEAGLREHMQTHLGPVKHYMCPICGERFPSLLTLTEHKVTHSKSLDTGSCRICKMPLQSEEDFMEHCQMHPDLRNSLTGFRCVVCMQTVTSTLELKIHGTFHMQKTGTMSTNHPIGRTTNLASHNHHHHQQHHQVNQKLFKCASCLKEFRSKSDLVKLDINGLPYGLCAACVSAAGSKSSSPKVMNGGRQQQGGGGATTPAMPAAAWTAHMESLSPGEGKGKLAHSSSSSSSSISSSAAKTRCTSCNVKFESEAELQNHAQTVHREQGVDCNSGQLRTPQISPMPRASPSQTEEKTYQCIKCQMVFYSEWDIQVHVANHMLGRREEGLNHECKLCSQSFDSPAKLQCHLIEHSFEGMGGTFKCPVCFTVFVQASKLQQHIFSAHGQEDKIYDCSPCPQKFFFQTELQSMCLCFFLQGWI